From Streptomyces sp. NBC_00370, a single genomic window includes:
- a CDS encoding ArsR/SmtB family transcription factor, which produces MTADSAQDAVTDVLTALADPTRRRILDALAAHGEATATVLAAELPVSRQAIVKHLAVLDKAGLVAGRREGREARFTVRPEGLGATARWMDRIAADWDARLSVIKRLAEAPAATPPDAPPESSPDAREPG; this is translated from the coding sequence ATGACCGCTGATTCCGCGCAGGACGCGGTGACGGACGTCCTCACCGCGCTGGCCGACCCGACCAGACGCAGGATCCTGGACGCCCTCGCCGCGCACGGCGAGGCGACGGCCACGGTCCTCGCGGCGGAGCTGCCGGTCAGCCGTCAGGCGATCGTCAAACATCTCGCCGTACTGGACAAGGCGGGCCTGGTCGCGGGCCGCAGGGAGGGCCGTGAGGCGCGGTTCACGGTCCGCCCCGAAGGGCTCGGTGCGACGGCCCGCTGGATGGACCGGATCGCGGCCGACTGGGACGCCCGGCTGTCGGTCATCAAACGGCTGGCCGAGGCTCCGGCCGCCACTCCCCCGGACGCGCCACCGGAGTCGTCCCCGGACGCGCGGGAGCCCGGCTGA
- a CDS encoding SRPBCC family protein — protein sequence MSEDRIERDITIDASVERVWAVLTEPEHVGSWFGQGKPTPVDLRPGGIMVLDHGEYGVFRTTVVTVDPPRYFAYRWASAFPDQVADETNSTLVEFTLTPQGEGTHLRVMETGFAALDIPEDRSHAASHASHSEGWTEMVGNIQKYAQLDSE from the coding sequence ATGTCCGAGGACCGGATCGAACGAGACATCACCATCGACGCGTCGGTCGAGCGCGTCTGGGCGGTGCTGACCGAGCCCGAGCACGTCGGCAGCTGGTTCGGGCAGGGCAAGCCCACCCCGGTCGACCTGCGGCCCGGCGGCATCATGGTGCTGGACCACGGCGAGTACGGGGTGTTCCGGACGACGGTCGTGACCGTCGACCCGCCGCGGTACTTCGCGTACCGCTGGGCGAGCGCCTTCCCCGACCAGGTGGCCGACGAGACCAACTCGACCCTGGTGGAGTTCACCCTCACCCCGCAGGGCGAGGGCACGCACCTGCGCGTGATGGAGACCGGCTTCGCCGCCCTCGACATCCCCGAGGACCGCAGCCACGCCGCGTCGCACGCGAGCCACAGCGAGGGCTGGACCGAGATGGTGGGCAACATCCAGAAGTACGCCCAGCTCGACTCGGAGTGA
- a CDS encoding lysophospholipid acyltransferase family protein translates to MFYYVLKYVLLGPLLRGLFRPRIEGLEHIPADGAAIVAGNHLSFSDHFLMPTMLKRRITFLAKAEYFTGRGPKGRLTAFFFRSIGQIPVDRSGKEAGKAAIREGLGVLSRGELLGIYPEGTRSHDGRLYKGKVGVAVMAISAGVPVVPCAMVGTFELQPPGRKLPRIGRVTIRFGKPLEFSRYAGLENEKAAIRAVTDEIMYEILALSGQEYVDRYAADVKAEQTGQKRGRPARAGRPRRTG, encoded by the coding sequence GTGTTCTACTACGTGCTCAAGTACGTCCTGCTAGGCCCGCTGTTGCGAGGTTTGTTCCGGCCGCGGATCGAGGGTCTGGAACACATCCCGGCGGACGGGGCGGCGATCGTCGCCGGCAACCATCTCTCGTTCTCCGACCACTTCTTGATGCCGACGATGCTCAAACGCCGCATCACCTTCCTCGCCAAGGCGGAGTACTTCACCGGGCGCGGCCCCAAGGGCCGGCTCACCGCGTTCTTCTTCCGGAGCATCGGTCAGATCCCGGTGGACCGCTCCGGCAAGGAGGCGGGCAAGGCGGCCATCCGTGAGGGGCTGGGGGTGCTCTCCAGGGGGGAGCTGCTGGGGATCTACCCGGAGGGCACCCGGTCGCACGACGGCCGCCTCTACAAGGGCAAGGTCGGGGTCGCCGTGATGGCGATCAGCGCCGGGGTGCCGGTGGTGCCGTGCGCCATGGTGGGCACGTTCGAGCTGCAGCCCCCCGGGCGCAAGCTCCCCCGGATCGGCCGGGTCACCATCCGCTTCGGCAAGCCGCTGGAGTTCTCCCGCTACGCGGGCCTGGAGAACGAGAAGGCGGCGATCCGCGCGGTCACCGACGAGATCATGTACGAGATCCTCGCGCTGTCCGGGCAGGAGTACGTGGACCGCTACGCGGCCGATGTGAAGGCCGAGCAGACCGGACAGAAACGGGGGCGCCCGGCTCGCGCCGGACGCCCCCGCCGTACTGGCTGA
- a CDS encoding SPFH domain-containing protein: MLFWHVPAPNEAMLISGSKRQVQDTQFRIVTGHGSFVLPIKQKARMLSLALREAEIAEDCVTQQGIRLTVRAVTVFKVGDDAVSIANAARRFLAEQDRMEELVGRIFAGHLRSIIGGLTVEQIIRERDRVAQEVKAGSHSEMEKLGIVVDALQIQEIEDATGYINNLAAPHAAAVASQARIAAARADQEAAEREQQAEALKAEYERDTSIKRAGFQAETEQVRARAAQAGPLAEAKASQEVIEQQTALAERQAQLAAQRLEAEVRRPADAEAYRQRTLAEAARDQAKFEADGSAYAERTLAQAQADANSARAESLRDGNQELIAANRIVEVLPALADAAARGMADSNLTILNGTDGVNEMAAGLVGQGMAILNSLQRRTGSGGAGAGGDTPNQSVNGNTPARTGESR; encoded by the coding sequence ATGCTGTTCTGGCATGTTCCAGCGCCCAACGAGGCAATGCTGATCTCCGGCTCCAAACGACAGGTCCAGGACACCCAGTTCCGGATCGTCACGGGCCACGGAAGCTTCGTCCTGCCCATCAAGCAGAAGGCCCGCATGCTCTCGCTGGCGCTGCGGGAGGCGGAGATCGCCGAAGACTGCGTGACACAGCAGGGCATCCGGCTGACGGTGCGTGCGGTGACCGTCTTCAAGGTCGGCGACGACGCGGTGTCGATCGCGAACGCCGCCCGGCGCTTCCTGGCGGAGCAGGACCGGATGGAGGAGCTGGTCGGCAGGATCTTCGCCGGTCATCTGCGGTCCATCATCGGCGGCCTGACCGTCGAGCAGATCATCCGCGAGCGGGACAGGGTCGCCCAGGAGGTGAAGGCGGGCAGCCACAGCGAGATGGAGAAGCTCGGCATCGTCGTGGACGCCCTGCAGATCCAGGAGATCGAGGACGCCACCGGCTACATCAACAACCTCGCGGCGCCGCACGCCGCGGCCGTCGCCAGCCAGGCGCGTATCGCCGCCGCCAGGGCGGACCAGGAGGCGGCGGAGCGCGAGCAGCAGGCGGAGGCGCTGAAGGCCGAGTACGAGCGGGACACCTCGATCAAGCGGGCCGGCTTCCAGGCCGAGACCGAACAGGTCAGGGCGCGCGCGGCGCAGGCGGGACCGCTCGCCGAGGCGAAGGCGTCGCAGGAAGTCATCGAGCAGCAGACGGCTCTGGCGGAGCGTCAGGCCCAACTGGCCGCCCAGCGGCTCGAAGCCGAGGTCAGGCGGCCGGCCGACGCGGAGGCGTACCGGCAGCGGACACTGGCCGAAGCGGCCCGCGACCAGGCGAAGTTCGAGGCGGACGGCAGCGCGTACGCCGAACGGACCCTCGCCCAGGCGCAGGCCGACGCGAACAGCGCACGCGCCGAGTCGCTGCGGGACGGCAACCAGGAACTCATCGCCGCCAACCGCATCGTCGAGGTGCTGCCGGCACTGGCCGACGCCGCCGCGCGGGGCATGGCGGACTCGAACCTCACCATCCTCAACGGCACCGACGGTGTCAACGAGATGGCGGCGGGTCTGGTCGGCCAGGGCATGGCCATCCTGAACTCGCTCCAGCGGCGCACCGGTTCGGGCGGCGCGGGTGCGGGCGGCGATACGCCGAACCAGAGCGTGAACGGCAACACACCGGCCCGTACGGGCGAGTCCAGGTAA
- a CDS encoding cytochrome c oxidase assembly protein produces MDHGGHGMTMDLPPFTLGRGLAYSPDTFFLVGCVLALLLYGWGMARLVRRGDRWPVTRAVAFGLGVLTVALMMCTGLNDYGMVMFSVHMVQHMVISMVSPILLLLGAPVTLALRALPVAATRGRKGPRELLLAFLRSGFMRVVTHPAFTIPLFIASLYGLYFTPLFDFLMESKTGHVVMMVHFLAVGLVFFWPIMGVDPGPHRPGYVMRMLELFAGMPFHAFFGIALMMASEPMINAYKNPPGSLGIDALTDQSAAGGIAWAFSEIPSVLVLIALVYQWYRSEQRQAKRSDRAADRDGDKELAAYNAYLASLQARQ; encoded by the coding sequence ATGGACCACGGCGGGCACGGTATGACGATGGATCTGCCGCCGTTCACGCTGGGACGGGGGCTCGCGTACTCGCCCGACACGTTCTTCCTGGTCGGCTGTGTGCTGGCGCTCCTCCTGTACGGCTGGGGCATGGCGCGGCTGGTGCGGCGCGGTGACCGCTGGCCGGTGACGCGCGCCGTGGCCTTCGGGCTCGGCGTGCTGACGGTGGCGCTGATGATGTGCACCGGGCTGAACGACTACGGCATGGTCATGTTCAGCGTGCACATGGTGCAGCACATGGTGATCAGCATGGTCTCGCCGATCCTGCTGCTGCTCGGCGCTCCGGTGACGCTGGCCCTGCGCGCGCTGCCGGTCGCTGCGACGCGCGGCAGGAAGGGGCCGCGCGAGCTGCTGCTGGCGTTCCTGCGCAGCGGGTTCATGCGGGTGGTCACGCACCCCGCCTTCACCATCCCGCTGTTCATCGCGAGCCTGTACGGGCTGTACTTCACCCCGCTCTTCGACTTCCTGATGGAGTCGAAGACCGGGCACGTCGTGATGATGGTGCACTTCCTCGCCGTGGGTCTGGTCTTCTTCTGGCCGATCATGGGGGTGGACCCGGGGCCGCACCGGCCGGGCTACGTGATGCGGATGCTGGAGCTGTTCGCCGGGATGCCGTTCCACGCCTTCTTCGGGATCGCGCTGATGATGGCGAGCGAGCCGATGATCAACGCGTACAAGAACCCGCCGGGCTCGCTCGGCATCGACGCGCTGACCGACCAGAGCGCGGCGGGCGGTATCGCCTGGGCGTTCAGCGAGATCCCGTCCGTGCTGGTGCTGATCGCGCTGGTGTACCAGTGGTACCGCTCCGAACAGCGCCAGGCGAAGCGCTCGGACCGGGCGGCGGACCGGGACGGCGACAAGGAGCTGGCGGCGTACAACGCGTATCTCGCGTCGCTGCAGGCGAGGCAGTAG
- a CDS encoding amino acid ABC transporter permease, whose translation MTEESAVREAYTPSRRRLERERYKRARSRRATGVATLSTLVTAAVLYFVITGSPGWQRTREVFFSGKYARIALPDVLEGLLLNLKLLAICGVCVLALGLLLAVARTLRGPVFFPLRALATAYTDFFRGLPLIICLLVIVFGVPALRLQGVPTDPVVLGGAALVLTYSAYVAEVFRAGIESVHPSQRAAARSLGLSYAKTLRYVVLPQAVRRVIPPLLNDLVSLQKDTGLVSIAGAVDAVYAAQILSGKYFNFTPYVVAGLVFVALTIPMTRFIDWLTARTDRRRAQGGTV comes from the coding sequence GTGACCGAGGAATCCGCCGTCCGCGAGGCCTACACACCCTCGCGGCGGCGGCTGGAACGCGAACGGTACAAGCGGGCGAGAAGCCGCCGTGCCACCGGCGTGGCCACCCTCTCCACACTGGTGACGGCGGCCGTGCTGTACTTCGTCATCACCGGATCGCCGGGCTGGCAGCGCACCCGTGAGGTCTTCTTCAGCGGCAAGTACGCCAGGATCGCGCTGCCCGACGTCCTCGAAGGACTGCTGCTCAACCTGAAGCTGCTCGCCATCTGCGGTGTGTGCGTCCTGGCTCTCGGGCTGCTGCTGGCCGTCGCCCGCACCCTGCGCGGCCCCGTCTTCTTCCCGCTGCGCGCCCTCGCCACGGCGTACACCGACTTCTTCCGCGGACTGCCCCTGATCATCTGCCTGTTGGTCATCGTCTTCGGTGTACCGGCACTGCGGCTGCAAGGGGTGCCGACCGACCCCGTGGTGCTCGGCGGCGCCGCCCTCGTGCTGACCTACTCCGCCTACGTCGCCGAGGTCTTCCGGGCCGGCATCGAATCCGTACACCCCTCCCAGCGCGCCGCCGCCCGCTCGCTCGGGCTGTCCTACGCCAAGACCCTGCGCTACGTGGTGCTGCCGCAGGCGGTGCGGCGCGTCATCCCGCCGCTCCTCAACGATCTCGTGTCGCTCCAGAAGGACACCGGACTCGTCTCGATCGCCGGCGCCGTCGACGCCGTCTACGCGGCCCAGATCCTCTCCGGCAAGTACTTCAACTTCACGCCGTACGTCGTCGCCGGACTCGTCTTCGTCGCGCTCACCATCCCGATGACCCGCTTCATCGACTGGCTGACCGCGCGGACCGACCGCAGGCGCGCCCAGGGAGGCACCGTATGA
- a CDS encoding ABC transporter substrate-binding protein: MHLSARAWLPAVLVIAAGAAAGCAPQESSTSTDASSSSAASPAAGSCAKGQLATATKGKLTVGTDKPAYAPWFQDDDPANGKGFESAVAYSVAKALGYGKDQVVWQTVPFNNSFAPGAKKFDFDINQVSISDERKQAVDFSSGYYDVRQAVIALKSSPYAKAKSVADLKGAKLGAQVGTTSLDTVNEIIKPTQKPAVFQKNDFAKSALNNKQVDAIVVDLPTGFYITSAEVTDAKVVGQFAQASGTPEQFGLVLDRESTLTGCVTAAVDGLRKDGTLAALEKQWLSEAVDAPVLK, from the coding sequence ATGCACCTCAGCGCCCGGGCCTGGCTGCCCGCCGTCCTCGTCATAGCCGCCGGCGCGGCCGCCGGCTGCGCCCCGCAGGAGTCGTCCACGTCCACGGACGCCTCCTCCTCGTCCGCCGCTTCCCCCGCCGCCGGCTCCTGCGCCAAGGGACAGCTGGCGACCGCCACCAAGGGGAAGCTGACCGTAGGGACGGACAAGCCGGCGTACGCGCCCTGGTTCCAGGACGACGACCCGGCGAACGGCAAGGGCTTCGAGTCCGCGGTGGCCTACTCCGTCGCGAAGGCGCTCGGCTACGGGAAGGACCAGGTCGTCTGGCAGACCGTGCCGTTCAACAACTCCTTCGCACCGGGCGCGAAGAAGTTCGACTTCGACATCAACCAGGTCTCCATCAGCGACGAGCGCAAGCAGGCCGTCGACTTCTCCTCCGGGTACTACGACGTCCGCCAGGCCGTCATCGCGCTCAAGTCCTCGCCGTACGCCAAGGCGAAGAGCGTCGCCGACCTCAAGGGCGCGAAGCTCGGCGCCCAGGTCGGCACCACCAGCCTCGACACCGTCAACGAGATCATCAAGCCGACCCAGAAGCCGGCCGTCTTCCAGAAGAACGACTTCGCCAAGTCCGCGCTGAACAACAAGCAGGTCGACGCCATCGTCGTCGACCTGCCCACCGGCTTCTACATCACATCGGCCGAGGTCACCGACGCGAAGGTGGTCGGCCAGTTCGCCCAGGCGTCGGGCACACCCGAGCAGTTCGGCCTCGTCCTCGACCGGGAGAGCACACTGACGGGCTGCGTCACGGCGGCCGTCGACGGACTGCGCAAGGACGGCACGCTCGCCGCCCTGGAGAAGCAGTGGCTGTCCGAGGCCGTGGACGCGCCGGTGCTCAAGTGA
- a CDS encoding alpha/beta hydrolase, with the protein MRRTAVLGSAGTLLAGALIAGAVAAPSATADGRHHDNSAAYGAKIAAERAAKKGIAWQECPADWGIAKGIQCGWVSVPLDYTKPNGKQIKLAVDRIGNTGTAKERQGALIYNPGGPGGSGMAFPARVVNKNAIWASAAKAYDFVGFDPRGVGHSAPISCIDPQEYVKAPKLDPRPGSEADKRAQRKLAAEYADGCKERSGWMLPHMTTPNTARDLDVIRAGLGEKKLNYLGVSYGTYLGAVYGTLFPSHVRRMVVDSVVNPSKEKIWYQANLDQDVAFEGRFADWMTWVAKNDAVFHIGTTKAQVAAEYETLRAAAKKAPFGGVVGPNELDVLFQGAAYYDSSWVPTADVWSKFREGDTQALVDAAGPDLSNTAGNISAENGNAVYTAVECADAKWPTSWQKWDRDNTRLNRDYPFLTWGNAWLNLPCATWGVKQQTPVTVKTGKGLPPVLIAQSTRDAATPYAGAVELHKRFKGSRLITEQDAGSHGITNLVNPCINGKVEAYLLKGTLDRHDATCGPHATPVP; encoded by the coding sequence TTGAGACGTACAGCAGTGCTCGGTTCGGCCGGCACTCTGCTCGCGGGCGCGCTCATAGCCGGCGCCGTGGCCGCCCCGTCGGCCACAGCCGACGGACGCCATCACGACAACTCCGCAGCGTACGGGGCGAAGATCGCCGCCGAGCGGGCGGCGAAGAAGGGCATCGCCTGGCAGGAGTGCCCCGCCGACTGGGGCATCGCCAAGGGCATCCAGTGCGGCTGGGTGAGCGTTCCGCTCGACTACACCAAGCCGAACGGCAAGCAGATCAAGCTCGCCGTCGACCGGATCGGCAACACCGGTACGGCCAAGGAGCGCCAGGGCGCGCTCATCTACAACCCGGGCGGCCCCGGCGGCTCCGGCATGGCGTTCCCCGCCAGGGTCGTCAACAAGAACGCCATCTGGGCGAGCGCGGCGAAGGCGTACGACTTCGTCGGCTTCGACCCGCGCGGCGTCGGCCACTCCGCGCCCATCTCCTGCATCGACCCGCAGGAGTACGTCAAGGCGCCGAAGCTGGACCCGCGGCCCGGCAGCGAGGCGGACAAGCGCGCGCAGCGCAAGCTCGCCGCCGAGTACGCGGACGGCTGCAAGGAGCGCAGCGGCTGGATGCTGCCGCACATGACGACGCCCAACACCGCACGTGACCTGGATGTCATCAGGGCCGGGCTCGGCGAGAAGAAGCTCAACTACCTGGGTGTCTCCTACGGGACGTACCTGGGCGCCGTCTACGGCACGCTCTTCCCCTCGCACGTGCGGCGCATGGTCGTCGACAGCGTCGTCAACCCGTCGAAGGAGAAGATCTGGTACCAGGCCAACCTGGACCAGGACGTCGCCTTCGAGGGCCGGTTCGCCGACTGGATGACCTGGGTCGCCAAGAACGACGCGGTCTTCCACATCGGGACGACCAAGGCGCAGGTCGCGGCGGAGTACGAGACGCTGCGCGCCGCCGCCAAGAAGGCGCCGTTCGGCGGGGTCGTCGGCCCCAACGAGCTGGACGTGCTGTTCCAGGGCGCCGCGTACTACGACTCCAGCTGGGTCCCGACCGCGGACGTCTGGAGCAAGTTCCGGGAGGGCGACACCCAGGCACTGGTCGACGCGGCCGGTCCCGACCTGTCGAACACGGCGGGCAACATCTCCGCCGAGAACGGCAACGCGGTGTACACCGCCGTCGAGTGCGCCGACGCCAAGTGGCCCACGAGCTGGCAGAAGTGGGACCGGGACAACACCCGGCTCAACCGCGACTACCCGTTCCTCACCTGGGGCAACGCCTGGCTGAACCTGCCGTGCGCGACCTGGGGTGTCAAGCAGCAGACCCCGGTGACGGTGAAGACCGGCAAGGGCCTGCCGCCGGTGCTGATCGCGCAGTCCACCCGGGACGCGGCCACGCCGTACGCGGGCGCCGTCGAACTGCACAAGCGGTTCAAGGGCTCGCGGCTGATCACGGAACAGGACGCCGGATCGCACGGCATCACCAACCTGGTGAACCCGTGCATCAACGGCAAGGTCGAGGCGTACCTGCTCAAGGGCACGCTCGACCGGCACGACGCGACGTGCGGCCCGCACGCCACGCCGGTGCCGTAG
- a CDS encoding COG4315 family predicted lipoprotein, whose protein sequence is MRQHTRTVTATAAALLFAAAVAGCSGSGSDNDSHTTGSHDSGRKVEVAASASASASASATSAAKPTLSVAKGSLGKILVDDKGRTLYLFEKDTKTKSNCTGACATAWPPLTDKTKPTLGSGLKANLLTTITRDGGLKQVTYNGHPLYRFQGDTKAGNTNGQGLNNFGAKWYVVDPSGKKITKNAQNSGGTGY, encoded by the coding sequence ATGAGACAGCACACCAGGACAGTCACAGCGACGGCCGCCGCCCTGCTGTTCGCAGCGGCGGTCGCCGGGTGCTCCGGCAGCGGCAGTGACAACGACAGCCACACCACCGGCAGCCACGACAGCGGCCGCAAGGTCGAGGTGGCAGCGTCCGCCTCCGCCTCTGCCTCCGCTTCGGCCACGTCAGCGGCGAAGCCCACCCTGTCCGTCGCGAAGGGGTCGCTCGGCAAGATCCTGGTCGACGACAAGGGCCGGACGCTGTACCTGTTCGAGAAGGACACCAAGACCAAGTCGAACTGCACGGGCGCGTGCGCCACGGCGTGGCCGCCGCTGACCGACAAGACCAAGCCGACGCTGGGCAGCGGCCTCAAGGCCAACCTGCTCACGACGATCACCAGGGACGGCGGCCTCAAGCAGGTGACGTACAACGGTCACCCGCTCTACCGGTTCCAGGGCGACACGAAGGCCGGCAACACCAACGGCCAGGGCCTCAACAACTTCGGCGCCAAGTGGTACGTCGTGGACCCGTCGGGCAAGAAGATCACCAAGAACGCGCAGAACAGCGGCGGAACCGGTTACTGA
- a CDS encoding cupredoxin domain-containing protein, translated as MLLSLHTGRARFAAVASAVCLTALVGCSDSNGGGSGDSSSTPAATTAVPSPSGSSSSSAQPGKTAAKVVIKNFKFKPSTLSVAPGTKVTVTNSDTTTHTMTATKGKAFNTGDIAVGKTVTFTAPSKSGAYPFDCTIHPFMTGTLTVK; from the coding sequence ATGCTGTTGTCACTTCACACCGGCCGGGCACGGTTCGCCGCCGTCGCCTCCGCCGTCTGTCTGACCGCCCTCGTCGGCTGCTCCGACAGCAACGGCGGTGGCAGCGGTGACAGTTCGTCAACTCCCGCCGCCACCACCGCCGTACCGAGCCCGTCCGGCAGTTCGTCCTCCTCGGCGCAGCCGGGGAAGACGGCGGCGAAGGTCGTCATCAAGAACTTCAAGTTCAAGCCCTCCACACTGAGCGTGGCGCCCGGCACCAAGGTCACCGTCACCAACTCGGACACGACGACGCACACCATGACGGCGACCAAGGGCAAGGCCTTCAACACCGGCGACATCGCGGTGGGCAAGACCGTCACCTTCACCGCACCGTCGAAGTCGGGCGCCTACCCGTTCGACTGCACGATCCACCCGTTCATGACGGGCACACTCACCGTCAAATAA
- a CDS encoding amino acid ABC transporter ATP-binding protein produces MTADATPVLRLDAVRKTFGDGRVVLRDVSLDVPPHTVTALIGASGSGKSTLLRCANLLEEIDDGAIFLDGEDITDPRTDPDAVRRRIGVVFQSYNLFPHMTVLQNVTLAPRRVLGTPREEATARAMELLVRLGLGDKAQEYPDRLSGGQQQRAAIVRALAVRPRLLLLDEITAALDPELVGEVLSVVRDLKEEGMTMVLATHEMAFAREVADQVCFLDDGVVLERGTPDEVFGDPRQERTRRFLSRIVAAGRL; encoded by the coding sequence ATGACCGCCGACGCCACGCCGGTGCTGCGGCTCGACGCCGTACGCAAGACCTTCGGCGACGGCCGGGTCGTGCTGCGCGACGTCAGCCTCGACGTACCACCGCACACGGTGACCGCCCTGATAGGTGCCTCGGGCTCCGGGAAGTCCACACTGCTGCGCTGCGCCAATCTGCTGGAGGAGATCGACGACGGGGCGATCTTCCTCGACGGCGAGGACATCACCGACCCGCGGACCGACCCCGACGCGGTGCGCCGCAGGATCGGCGTGGTGTTCCAGTCGTACAACCTCTTCCCGCACATGACCGTCCTGCAGAACGTCACCCTCGCCCCGCGCCGGGTCCTCGGCACACCGCGCGAGGAGGCGACGGCGCGGGCCATGGAGCTGCTGGTCAGACTGGGGCTCGGGGACAAGGCGCAGGAGTATCCCGACCGGCTGAGCGGCGGCCAGCAGCAGCGCGCCGCGATCGTACGGGCCCTCGCCGTACGGCCCCGGCTGCTGCTCCTGGACGAGATCACGGCGGCCCTCGACCCGGAGCTGGTCGGCGAGGTGCTGTCGGTCGTGCGGGACCTCAAGGAGGAGGGGATGACCATGGTCCTCGCCACCCACGAGATGGCCTTCGCCCGGGAGGTGGCCGACCAGGTGTGCTTCCTGGACGACGGGGTCGTCCTGGAGCGCGGTACACCGGACGAGGTCTTCGGCGACCCCCGGCAGGAGCGGACGCGGCGGTTCCTCAGCCGGATCGTGGCGGCCGGGCGCTTGTAG